In Pieris napi chromosome 8, ilPieNapi1.2, whole genome shotgun sequence, the genomic stretch CTATATCCAGTGGCACAACAGCCCTTTAGGTTGGCCTTCTCTAATACAATACCTCCTTTGTACCTTATATTTTGATACTAACTCTTTGagcaatattgaaaatattgtttacacACTACTGCATTGTTTATTTAAGGAGAATAGTATCATTACCACTATGAATTTTCAGGCCGTTATGGGGATTTGGATTCGTCTCTTATTTCCTATGGTCCATGTCAGACACCAACCCTTGGATTCTGTGTTCAGCGTCACGATGATATTCAGACCTTTAAACCAGAGTCATACTGGGTTTTACGAGTGACAGCTTCTACAACTGAAGGTCGAGAACTCCCATTAGAGTGGAAGAGAGTACGTGTTTTTGAAAAGGATATCGCTAATATGTTCCTGGCAAGCATTAAAGAGATAAAGGAAGCTGTGTAAGTTGTTTTATTAAGGATCTTCTAAAGGATcctagttaaaaaaaacgttaaaTCATGTGTATATAGCTGAAAACTTAAAGTATCACACATGcatcataaaaatatctgtaaatgcctgtattatattaaatactaattcAATGTCGTAGGATATGGGCCTGCCGGAACTAAATAAGTCCAACTGCAATCTTTTGATTAACATACTCTTTTAACTATCTGTTATAATTAAGTATGTATGATTTTGTTTGAACGGTGCAATTGGACtgtataaatttttacaaataagtgGTCTATATCTAGTTATATTGTAAGTATTGAtcagataatattatatattattttttagagtTGTGAACATCCAAGcaaaagagaaaataaaagCTCGGCCAGTGGCTCTAAACACTGTGGAGCTGATGAGAGTGGCCAGTTCCGGATTGGGTATTGGACCACACAATGCTATGCAGGTACCGCTGTCACACAAACTATCCTACAGTTAAACCTTTAAGGTATGTTTAATATTCTGTGGCGTTGGATTGACATTCAAATCAAATTGTTATAGGTGGCAGAGCGTCTATACACACAAGGTTATATCTCATATCCCCGTACTGAGACGACAAGTTATCCGGAAAACTTTGATTTGATGTAAgttcttataaatttattaacattgactaacgcccgaacccaataattaatccacaatctgagattgaaaacaatctgagatcagaccgtgacagtcgatcgatctccaTCACAAaaaccaaaccctacgaagacaatccatttttggcgacggatatAATGCTCTctgtcgttccattttaccgagttttcactcatatttgataatcaatgtaaaccaaaaaagtaaataaaaccggtcaaataacattaaaatatacgtgtgtatgtttaaaacgtaacaaacagtttttttaattatttaaaaaactggtgtaagttaaaatccgtaaaataattaacagttgaaatcgagcttgtatcgacagatggctattacaatccgtcgattggttattggcacacttggTTCAAtatttggattaagattactatccCAGATGGTAGATaatggattgagataggttattgggttcgggcgttatCCTCAATATTATAACACTCGGCTAATTCTATAGCAATTTTTCTGTGATTTGTAAAACTTGTACTCATGttctatatatgtttataatgcttacaaaatgtatttatttcttaaaatgtcttttgataagttaaaatttgatttctatatttttaaccgactttaaAAAGGGTATATCAATTCTTAGGGGCCGtgtaagtattacgtaagcagatttacccctcctcttgtcagcaaaagtaagcaaagctcttaaaaataataaacgtattaatttttcgtaggaatcctcgaaaatgcatttcgttttcaagtatagacaatgtgtgggtaatatgtgtaaaaaataaataattactgttgacgtaagcaccaaataagaaaatcaaagacaaaaATGGGCTCATTCATAGCCcagactaaaattgggctagctgttggcgacgtgtatctcgttttatatatatataaaataatattaatataatattataatattaattttctcatgtaaataaaaaatatttttgtaatgagcaataaagttctttaatattatatttttttttatattcagagGTGCTCTCCGACTGCAACAGAATTCAAACAAGTGGGGGGCGGACGTACGAGCGTTGATAGCGAATGGTATCAACAAACCCAAGAAAGGGAAAGATGTAGGAGATCATCCTCCGATCACGCCAATGAAACTAGCTTGTATGTTATTCTGAAActttatatatcatatataacaatttcattttaactctTAGATATTGtgtggctgtgcaccaatgaactttctatgtgcgcatttaacattcgctcggacggtgaaggaaaacatcgtaaggaaaccggcttgcctttttaaaagtcgacgacgtgagtcaggcacaggaagctgatcacttgcctattagattaacaaatcatcatgaaacagacagaaatatgaggcccagacctaaaaagattgaatcgcgaaattgaattttaatttgttttaagatATTGTGTTCTATCAAAACTTCTTAGCTGTCTAGTTTTTAAAtgttcttaattaatattatatacatttaaaatgcgtttattatttgtattgcgTTAGctatattaagtaaaatctataaaatcgtaaggagtagtgttggcctagtggcttaagcgtgcgacCCTCATTCCTGGGGCCGAGATTTCGAATCTTGAGTTTCATCAATggaattttgttataaataattctgaaGAAAACAGTGCTTATTCACTTTTAaaacggctcattggtctagtggttagtacccctgactgcgaatccatgagtcccgggttcgatccccggctgagacaaacatcgatgtgatgagcatttggtgttgtgcttaggtcttgggtgtttttatatgtgtatatgcatgtatttatatgtgttaggTCTTTCTAtgcataatatgtatgtatatccgttgccttgtacccataacacaagcttcaccagcttagcacgggactaggtcaattggtgtgaattgtccaatcataaaaaaaacggTTTTTTTCCGTCAGTAAAAAAAGTtcggtattttaaaaaaaatgactaTTCCTagacttatttaataattccaGCTGACTCGGAGTTGGATGGCGACATGTGGCGTATTTACGACTACGTGACGCGACACTTTATAGCGACTTTATCGCGCGACTGTCGCTTCTTGTCCACGGTTATAACCTTCGAAGTGGGAACGGAGACATTTTCGTACACAGGCAACACTTTGGTCGATCCGGGATACACGGAGATTATGCATTGGCAGGTAATTGTTTATTgagcattaatatttttatattaaatgtaaaaaaaaaatgtgcggtCATCGGGGTACTTcaaataatagaggattttagttttactctacttatattaaacactcgcgtacaacaatagaatataagcgaaataattaaatgttaattaatagcTATGAAACGATTGCTAAATTAATGCAAATGTCGAAGAGAGAGCCTActtctggctatactctcgagGCGTAGTGCGCGGCCACATGATTCGGTATCGGTGCGGTGCGGCGCCGCAGCGGTAACAACGTCATCCTACATACAAATTACTATACCATGTCACAAGACGCGTTGCGACGCCGCGCGGCCTTGCACCGCAAGCTCGTCGGACTTGTGACCTGCGAGACGAGGCGGAGAGGGTAAAATATATTGCCACACCGCAACGCCCTTATGGCACCGTATAGCTCGAAATAATTGGCGCTGCACCGCATCGTGTGGGTTTAGCCTAACTCCGACaatttaggaaatcgccacacttataaaacttttaatcgGTTATAATTCGTtacataaaatttgtaaattcgTAACTACcctcttattttaatttttgaatattttgtgGTGGACGAAAATTAagtgttttatataaagtgGTTTGTTTTACGTAAAACTTAACGAACGTAAAACTATTCCGGGGTGATATAATAcaatgaaaacttttaaacaaatgaaaaattaacgCGTGGTGattgttttaacttttaatctTATATAGGCGTTCGGTAAAGATGAATTCGTGCCTACCCTCAATGTGGGAGAAGAGTTACGTGCCCACGAACACAGATTGGTCGAATGCCAGACTTCACCGCCTGACTACCTAACTGAAGCTGAGGTATTTATgaattatactttttaaataatttctaatatttttttaaattttttgtatgaaattaatattctgtGGAATTTTTGTCTTAGTTTTGACATGGGTCTTGAGATAAAATCACTTTTCGACATGGGAATGACATTTGCTTACGttgtcacgtgaccattttcatacaaactcGTTTGCCATTTGTGGGTCACATGATTTTGTCTCAATCCCCTGTATTTGTTTACTGAagtatatataaggattttttttcGTAGATTTTATAGCGAATGTTCTTCACGTTCGCATATtagattattgttaattgtcaAACGCATTTTGTGACAGTCACATtgatagtttaaaattattgccatctttgaaaaaaaaaacggccATTTTGTTCGATCTTTATGCCCTTTTAAACACTTATACATATTGCTTCCTTTTTGAGTCGGTTTAAATGCTTAACTAATTTCGggaatgaaattattttaaaaaacctttCCAGTTAATCACATTAATGGAAAAACACGGTATTGGAACGGACGCATCAATCCcggtacatataaataatatttgccaAAGGAATTACGTAAATGTGGGCAGCGGACGACGATTGGTCCCAACTAGTTTGGGTGTGGTTTTGGTGCATGGCTATCAGAAGGttggttattttatattatttagttacttaaccaagggtccttcaagaaaaaagcgtttcgattcttaaaaggccggcaacgcactagcgagcTCTCtagcattgagtgtccatgggtatcacttaacattaggtgaacTTCTGTGCTTCTTCTACGTGATATGGTCTTAAATGATTGGTTAAGCGATAGTTGGTCAAAATcctttatttcagatacttttacTCTTAAACacttcataatattaataataatttgtttgcaagaatatggtacaaaaatgtatgaacAATCGAAAGTTCGCATATACTGCTATATATGACGTGAAAATTTGTCTTGAAAGGAATTTAACTTAGAAGTTACATACATTATGGATCatatcaattcttatattattacgctatcaaattaatattatttaaaatgtttatatttctatcatcgaattcttttaaatttttttttgcaaaaaggTCCCGCTGTTCTAATACCGCCattcctgtcttaactatgccAGTCTCTGTCATGGACCACTTGCTTTTTTCTTAATctggtctatccaccttccAAATTGTCTTCGTATTTTGCGTTTATAGTACCTTGGACATCTGTTCACTACTTGCTCTAATTTTATtacgactatgtatttgcgtgttgctcccacgagaatgtaagtgcgtgctcctatttcactatgcctcctgctgatagaggacaagtctttgtttttaatttattttcttattactaatttcttaagatgtcatgtggaacatggtgtaatggttgcagctccttacaaacgttgtgtaaaacaaaaaatttggcgattaaaaagagtggcggagagtttattgccagttcttctcttccgttctacgcccttgatttgagaactagctttaaatctaaaaattagAACCATTTAGTGTATATTTCtgttttgacgttcataagtgtacattgtgttacctttatgaataaatgatttttgactttgactttgccTTTGTTATTCTTCTTAAtgctgtataatttattttatccatTCTTTTCTTCCCCATATTAGTACTGGTAGAACACAAGTATTGAAAAGCTTCCTTTTAATTACcagtctttaaataaatatttcagattGATCCACAACTCGTTCTACCAACTATGCGTTCCGCGGTTGAAGAACAGCTAAACCTCATCGCCGTCGGTCGAGCGGATTTCCACGCCGTACTTTCCCATACGACTGAGATATTTAGAAGGAAATTCCAGTATTTCGTGAGGAGTATGGAATCTATGGACCAGCTGTTCGAAGTCAGCTTCTCCTCGTTGAAGACAAGTGGAAAGGCGCTGTCGAGGTGCGGCAAATGTCGGCGTTATATGAGATATATTCAGGTAAAGCTTTTAGGCATACGTGTATGTCGCAGATTCAACGCGATTAATAATGAGAAAATTGGTGACACTATCGTCGTCCgacattattacttaatattttaacacaGTCAGTGCGCACGTCCGGCGCAGACGCCGATCAGAGAGCAACGCTACTCAAGTACTCAACGATCGATTCCACGCACTACTGACCAATTGActttgacattttaaaaccTGTAAGATGTCTATGATATTGCGTGGTGTTGCTATtccaataaaacaaatgacatcgtgttatattatacataatctctgacatatattataaatcctggtggacagaaaaactgtgtccACTTCGTGTTTCGACCACACCACCTTCTTTTCTATTTCAGATTATGTGTACAATAAATGcgtaaactattttaaattttcaggcCAAACCAATCCGTCTCCATTGTTCGCATTGCGACGACACGTATACGTTGCCTCAAACGGGCACTGTACGTATTTACCGCGAACTCAAATGCCCATTGGATGAGTTCGAGTTGCTCTCGTGGTCCTCGGGCTCCAAGGGCAAGAGCTTCCCGCTTTGCCCCTACTGCTATAACCATCCGCCATTTAGGTGAgttaaattacatttgtacGTTTAATTGATAATTACAGTCAAACCTGGATAAGCAGATTTTCTCTCTTATAGAGGTACGCAGCAATAACAATTCACAACAAGTACGAATGTAGAAAATATGTAATACTAGCAATCTCACTTACGGAGGTTCATGAGGGAAAAACCACTCTCTTACAGAGGTTTCTGTTTCTTGCTAATAGCGGTTTTGGGAGATTAAAATGACGGGTCCCGGCTATTATACTCACTTATAGAGTTTTCTCGTATTCCTATTATGTGAGTTTTCTCATTGtattaaatgtaacaaaattagGGACATGAAGAAAGGTTTCGGCTGTAACTCGTGTACGCACCCAACGTGCTCGTACGGCGTCAACTCAACGGGCGTGTCCGGATGTATCGATTGTGATGGAGTTCTCGTCTTGGACCCGTCTTCTCCGAGGTGGAAGCTCACTTGTAATCGGTGAGTATTATATCAACAACGATTTTGTTTAGCACTTGCTATGTGTATATGTGTGTGCGGTGAAATTTCCTCCCAGATTAACTTTGATTTACtacatgtataatatatttaaataagttcaaAGCGCGCCGCACACCGCTTCTTGCTTTGCAATTTACATTTTGGATGTAATTAGTTTTTGTGTAAAGATCAAAAGAAAggagcataccaattctttaaaagccggcaacgcactagcgagccctttggcattgaAAGTGTCTATGGAAGAATTTTTAATGGTGtttattaactaattttatattaaaaaatagctgGCCCCAAATGGCAGCACATAGCGCAAAATAGAGAAAACGGGCAaaagctggaagaggccttcACCTGAAGAGGGGTTCCCATACAATAATTAGAATATcaaaaactgtaaataataatacttagcatgatagaaatatagtcataatatttattcatttactaATAGATTTTGTTAAGTTTTTGCATAGGTTTAGAAAACCATTTAAAGAAATGTaccttattaattaactatattgggaaataaaaggctttttatttttattttattttttttatttatttattttattaactaattttatttcaatttgtttGTATGGAAAAACAAGGTTTTTAGTGAATTACATTTCCCTTGTACTGTAACGAAAATATGCATATTACACCTTATTTACCTGCATTATAAAAAGTGCCATAACGTTTTTTCTACGTTGTATATGTTTGATTTTGaaacacatttttgtttatataaaatgtaattaaatcaggcacaggaggccgatctcctacttgcctattagattgactaatgatcatgatacagaaatctgacctttaaaggttgtagcgccactgatttattttattaaatgtttaaagcagtgttggcctagtagcttcagcgtgcgactctcctccctgaggtcgtagtttcAATCAcggtgcaccaatggacattctttctatgtgcgcaattaacattagctcgaacggtgaaggaaaacatcgtgaggaaacctacatctcttagacccaaaaagtcgatggcgtgtgtcaggcacgggAGGCTGATTACCTTCTTGCCtatgacaaatgatcatgaaacaaattcagaaatctgaggcc encodes the following:
- the LOC125051555 gene encoding DNA topoisomerase 3-beta-1 isoform X1; this encodes MKTAFMVAEKPSLAQSLANILSNGKCITNKGSNTACSVHEWTGLFKNESVKFKMTSVCGHVMSLDFTGKFNNWDKVDPIELFSCPTEKKEAMPRLRMPAFLAQEGRGCDYLILWLDCDKEGENICFEVMSCVAPFMKGDVYSPLVTYRAKFSAITDKDIKAAMLNLVRPNENESRSVDARQELDLRIGCAFTRFQTKYFQGRYGDLDSSLISYGPCQTPTLGFCVQRHDDIQTFKPESYWVLRVTASTTEGRELPLEWKRVRVFEKDIANMFLASIKEIKEAVVVNIQAKEKIKARPVALNTVELMRVASSGLGIGPHNAMQVAERLYTQGYISYPRTETTSYPENFDLIGALRLQQNSNKWGADVRALIANGINKPKKGKDVGDHPPITPMKLASDSELDGDMWRIYDYVTRHFIATLSRDCRFLSTVITFEVGTETFSYTGNTLVDPGYTEIMHWQAFGKDEFVPTLNVGEELRAHEHRLVECQTSPPDYLTEAELITLMEKHGIGTDASIPVHINNICQRNYVNVGSGRRLVPTSLGVVLVHGYQKIDPQLVLPTMRSAVEEQLNLIAVGRADFHAVLSHTTEIFRRKFQYFVRSMESMDQLFEVSFSSLKTSGKALSRCGKCRRYMRYIQAKPIRLHCSHCDDTYTLPQTGTVRIYRELKCPLDEFELLSWSSGSKGKSFPLCPYCYNHPPFRDMKKGFGCNSCTHPTCSYGVNSTGVSGCIDCDGVLVLDPSSPRWKLTCNRCDVIINVFDDASRVTVSDQQCPDCGAQQVTVEYRPERTKLPAALTEMTACLYCEPTFTALVEKHRAVTQRGGGARGRGRQRNNKHRNKQPKDKMAQLAAYFV
- the LOC125051555 gene encoding DNA topoisomerase 3-beta-1 isoform X2, yielding MENASPIKVMSCVAPFMKGDVYSPLVTYRAKFSAITDKDIKAAMLNLVRPNENESRSVDARQELDLRIGCAFTRFQTKYFQGRYGDLDSSLISYGPCQTPTLGFCVQRHDDIQTFKPESYWVLRVTASTTEGRELPLEWKRVRVFEKDIANMFLASIKEIKEAVVVNIQAKEKIKARPVALNTVELMRVASSGLGIGPHNAMQVAERLYTQGYISYPRTETTSYPENFDLIGALRLQQNSNKWGADVRALIANGINKPKKGKDVGDHPPITPMKLASDSELDGDMWRIYDYVTRHFIATLSRDCRFLSTVITFEVGTETFSYTGNTLVDPGYTEIMHWQAFGKDEFVPTLNVGEELRAHEHRLVECQTSPPDYLTEAELITLMEKHGIGTDASIPVHINNICQRNYVNVGSGRRLVPTSLGVVLVHGYQKIDPQLVLPTMRSAVEEQLNLIAVGRADFHAVLSHTTEIFRRKFQYFVRSMESMDQLFEVSFSSLKTSGKALSRCGKCRRYMRYIQAKPIRLHCSHCDDTYTLPQTGTVRIYRELKCPLDEFELLSWSSGSKGKSFPLCPYCYNHPPFRDMKKGFGCNSCTHPTCSYGVNSTGVSGCIDCDGVLVLDPSSPRWKLTCNRCDVIINVFDDASRVTVSDQQCPDCGAQQVTVEYRPERTKLPAALTEMTACLYCEPTFTALVEKHRAVTQRGGGARGRGRQRNNKHRNKQPKDKMAQLAAYFV